The Tenuifilum thalassicum genome includes the window ATGGGCTCACCATGAATGGACAAAACCTCATCGGGTTTTGAGCCTTTAATTTGAGTAGAAACGCTTGAATAATAGTCGGATAAATCAGGATTGCCTAAGTTAATAGAATCTGGGAGGGACAGGAAAGACAAGTCATGCTGCAAGGCAACAGATTCATAGATAAAGAAATAATCGATAGCTCCGGCCTCAAGCAAGGCAATTAAATCAACCTCTTTGGGACGAATATACTTATTGTCTTTAGCAAGAATTTGGCTTGCAACACCTGTGCGTGAATAATACTTCTCTGCCAGCTCAAGCAACAGAACCGTGCGGTATCCACAAGGGTCATTGTTTGGATCGCTCCGACCATATCTTACATCTTGGTTAAGCAAAATATCAATCCAGCTATCGGCGCTAATTGAATCTGCTAATCTTGAATCGGGGCGGTAGGCCACAACCATTTTATTGCTTGCAAAAGGGATGAAATAAGTAGCATACTCAGTAAGGAGTAGATTCTTAATTACGTTATAATCTGCTGAGAAAAACAAATCACACTTGCGCCCGAGTTCAGTAATTTTTCTTGAACACTCAACACTTCCTGCGGATTCTAGGACGACCTGCACTCCTGGATTGGCCTTCATAAAGCTATCGGCAGCGGCCTTCAGTGGCAAGGAAAGGCTCCCTGCATGAAATATAGTAATTGTATTACTTTTATCGCTACTGTTACATCCAAGCAAGAACAGCAATAAAGGAAGGACTAAAACATTTACCTTTTTCATTATCAAGCTACTGATTTATTGTTTGAAAAAATTTCTTAACAACTCTCTTTACCGATTCATCAAACTCATCGCGTAGCTGGCGGTAGGCATTTACAAGTAGCTTTCCATCGTTGGTCATTTCGGATTTTCCTCCTTGG containing:
- a CDS encoding extracellular solute-binding protein translates to MKKVNVLVLPLLLFLLGCNSSDKSNTITIFHAGSLSLPLKAAADSFMKANPGVQVVLESAGSVECSRKITELGRKCDLFFSADYNVIKNLLLTEYATYFIPFASNKMVVAYRPDSRLADSISADSWIDILLNQDVRYGRSDPNNDPCGYRTVLLLELAEKYYSRTGVASQILAKDNKYIRPKEVDLIALLEAGAIDYFFIYESVALQHDLSFLSLPDSINLGNPDLSDYYSSVSTQIKGSKPDEVLSIHGEPILYAFTIPTNAPNAELAQKFASFFLSKNGGLSIVEAMGQNVLVPFNPDGCGEVPKEFLKFAKMN